In Streptomyces sp. NBC_01551, one DNA window encodes the following:
- a CDS encoding ABC transporter ATP-binding protein: MRLLKRPATAEPTVSESERRLFGGPLRYDAGWANHEYALLESRLLTTLRAMPRMVGGTLRLAWDTDRPALLTVAVAEAGQGVTSAVGLLVLSDVLRTLFGAGSPAERLHDALPALAVGALVAVLGAVLASRSTAAAGRLEPKVERAAQEQYLHAAVEVELEAIEDGEFRRLLDSAQWGPPSARRTVGACVATLGGLISLVATAGVLTVLHPLLLPMLLLIAAPRGWGAMRVAQRRYLSVMAWVEHVRAARLIGQLLIARTSAPEVRVHGVGRYLLGHYRNMAEHAEGEATRLARDKAATELLAAALSGLAALVTYAAMGALIAAGRMDLAVAGTAVIAVRTGSASLGALVATTNTLHEESLYVRDLERFVAEAGRRVIPPGGRSLAERLGTIRLADVGFSYPDREEPVLAGVSLTIEAGQVVALVGENGSGKSTLVKLLAGLHLPDTGSLTWDGVDVREADREQVFDRVALLTQDFERWPVTARTNIAIGRPGGEGADGSVDQAAEVVAAARYTGADQVVEKLPHGYETLLARIFRGASELSGGQWQKFGLARTRYRDARVIVVDEPTSALDPAAEIAAFDSIRGLAGPHRAVVLVTHRMSGVRHADVIYVLHEGRLVEQGGHEELLELGGRYAAMFRMQADQYGDRPEGVSTRIPRQAPPPQKGTTVT; this comes from the coding sequence ATGAGGCTCCTCAAGCGGCCGGCAACGGCCGAGCCCACCGTCTCCGAGAGCGAACGCCGGCTCTTCGGCGGTCCGCTGCGCTACGACGCCGGCTGGGCCAACCACGAGTACGCCCTGCTGGAGAGCCGGCTGCTCACCACCCTGCGCGCCATGCCCCGCATGGTCGGCGGCACCCTCCGGCTCGCCTGGGACACCGACCGGCCCGCCCTGCTCACCGTCGCCGTCGCCGAGGCGGGCCAGGGCGTCACCTCCGCCGTCGGGCTGCTCGTCCTCAGCGACGTGCTCCGTACGCTGTTCGGCGCGGGCAGCCCGGCCGAGCGGCTGCACGACGCCCTGCCCGCCCTCGCCGTCGGCGCGCTGGTCGCCGTACTGGGAGCCGTACTGGCCTCCCGGTCCACGGCGGCCGCCGGGCGGCTGGAGCCCAAGGTCGAGCGGGCCGCGCAGGAGCAGTACCTGCACGCCGCCGTCGAGGTCGAGCTGGAGGCCATCGAGGACGGGGAGTTCCGGCGGCTGCTGGACAGCGCGCAGTGGGGGCCGCCCTCGGCCCGCCGTACCGTCGGCGCCTGCGTGGCCACCCTCGGCGGGCTGATCTCCCTCGTCGCGACCGCCGGGGTGCTCACCGTGCTGCACCCGCTGCTGCTGCCCATGCTGCTGCTGATCGCCGCCCCGCGCGGCTGGGGCGCGATGCGGGTGGCGCAGCGCCGCTACCTGTCGGTCATGGCCTGGGTGGAGCACGTACGGGCCGCCCGGCTGATCGGGCAGCTGCTGATCGCCCGTACGTCGGCGCCCGAGGTCCGGGTGCACGGCGTCGGCCGCTATCTGCTGGGCCACTACCGCAACATGGCCGAGCACGCCGAGGGCGAGGCCACCCGGCTCGCCAGGGACAAGGCGGCGACCGAGCTGCTGGCCGCCGCCCTCTCCGGGCTCGCGGCCCTGGTCACGTACGCGGCGATGGGCGCGCTGATCGCCGCCGGGCGGATGGACCTGGCGGTCGCCGGCACCGCCGTGATCGCCGTGCGCACCGGCTCGGCGAGCCTGGGCGCCCTCGTCGCCACCACCAACACCCTGCACGAGGAGTCCCTGTACGTACGGGACCTGGAGCGGTTCGTCGCCGAGGCGGGCCGGCGCGTCATCCCGCCCGGCGGGCGCTCGCTGGCGGAGCGGCTGGGCACGATCCGGCTCGCGGACGTCGGGTTCAGCTACCCCGACCGGGAGGAGCCGGTCCTCGCCGGGGTGTCGCTGACCATCGAGGCGGGCCAGGTCGTGGCCCTGGTCGGGGAGAACGGCTCCGGCAAGAGCACCCTGGTCAAACTCCTCGCCGGTCTGCACCTGCCCGACACGGGGTCGCTGACCTGGGACGGCGTGGACGTGCGGGAGGCCGACCGGGAGCAGGTCTTCGACCGGGTCGCGCTGCTGACGCAGGACTTCGAACGCTGGCCGGTGACCGCCCGTACCAACATCGCCATCGGGCGGCCCGGCGGCGAGGGCGCGGACGGCTCGGTCGACCAGGCGGCGGAGGTCGTCGCCGCCGCGCGGTACACGGGCGCCGACCAGGTCGTCGAGAAGCTGCCGCACGGGTACGAGACGCTGCTCGCCCGGATCTTCCGGGGCGCCTCGGAACTCTCCGGCGGACAGTGGCAGAAGTTCGGCCTGGCCCGCACCCGTTACCGCGACGCCCGCGTCATCGTCGTGGACGAGCCCACTTCGGCCCTGGACCCGGCGGCGGAGATCGCCGCGTTCGACAGCATCCGCGGCCTGGCCGGTCCGCACCGCGCGGTCGTCCTCGTCACGCACCGGATGTCCGGGGTGCGGCACGCCGACGTCATCTACGTCCTGCACGAGGGCCGGCTCGTCGAACAGGGCGGCCACGAGGAGCTGTTGGAGCTGGGCGGCCGGTACGCGGCGATGTTCCGCATGCAGGCCGACCAGTACGGGGACCGGCCGGAGGGGGTGAGCACCCGTATCCCCCGGCAGGCCCCGCCGCCGCAGAAAGGGACCACGGTCACCTGA